In Dryobates pubescens isolate bDryPub1 chromosome 19, bDryPub1.pri, whole genome shotgun sequence, the following are encoded in one genomic region:
- the TDRD12 gene encoding putative ATP-dependent RNA helicase TDRD12 — MEVLLLETEDPDCFWVAMKGCGPCIVHEAEYESLHAEMNLFYGKSQGTDEVKPVAIEEGQVCVVFSEDLKCWCRAAVKSIISCTDDYQTKCFLVDYAKYLFVKSKDIRLVQEAFIQIPYRAKKCRLYGVKPMTLCISFYEDTAKMRPANRWDSAAIECFQSLLKAATEVKVQLCAVEDSTYHVFLYVTIKDEKVCINDHLVINNFAAFKEAMEENTRSSADHQENQTSLNADCIPVKIVHPALAFRPAVLQEKLPTNPDIDLIFLAETRQRLSTDLNGNTAFTVEAIPGLPLKEDPAVHADGLHQLLNSDPLKTHRTENCKQNFQKLSEERDFVFLSNKIEPVSGLETAPLFDGLRKELTRKKFVGPNFTESYCWPPAARGCDVVAISWQGNDPLIYIPPLLTCLQSESCYKALPKRDAPLALILCPGWKKAQLVFELLKTYGTCSRQLHPMLVILGQNKEAGSVKIQGCEVIVTTPYSLLRLFEHQGLLFCQLCHLVLDEIEVLFSDAAEQVFAILDCYKKAFGAEKQECSPRQIIAVGTRWHKHIAPLAEEFMDDPYIVITTVEEASIYGNVQQVVQPCMNSERTSVLLRILGCTPSDLQKVLVFTDSVNEAEMVHEALKSSSVTSLKIHKESKFHFKYILEQWTKKYSSGTCTVLVLTDDCMQSLGITDATCVIHFSLPSPRILGQRLHSMSDNFCPVTKACVAQEHTEARSVMLLTENSGCHALEILQYLQRAGAEMPPELHGFTAKMLEAEEEKKLSRPLCAYLKTFGICKNRTTCPERHQINLQIDVVQNVLDDKITQLPGYVTILPLNVVNATNYFGRIVDKEKDQYTILAEEMKEYFEKPSNKIPATTVQKLGFYGLCEEAFFHRVQVVEIPPKEEENLFFSVKIKYIDEGRTNQVQNYHLLHLPEKFQHLPPQAVEFVLCRVKPIDNELEWNPKVTRYIKQKIKGKLHEAKVVHTLGNTAWVDPMVRVTRIPALKVAINEYNVRAEILSTGLGADNPEHVTQLRKLCGRVKVLDHAEDLELLGIQEGTSGPGSASSPQDVSIEEKSTENCNPSEITVGSNHCGGVAQTKEAEETTLHQHKCLYPEMKWFQNEETVTVRVKIARAADCKCEFSKEKVVFSARSGDKLYLADMELQQYILAERSASVIKDEEVVIVLTKEKKGAWYRLLKNKNHHVSFDFEHWEEFEDESPFPVGKTELYCSATVPEELTDYSEDSGTDDDE, encoded by the exons ATGGAGGTCTTGTTATTAGAG ACTGAAGACCCAGATTGCTTCTGGGTTGCTATGAAAGGATGTGGACCTTGCATAGTTCATGAAGCAGAATATGAAAGCTTGCATGCTGAAATGAATCTATTCTATGGCAAGTCTCAAGGTACAGATGAAGTAAAACCAGTAGCAATAGAAGAAGGCCAG GTTTGTGTGGTTTTCAGTGAGGACCTCAAATGCTGGTGCAGAGCGGCTGTTAAGTCAATCATCTCCTGTACAGATGATTATCAAACAAAATGTTTCCTTGTGGATTATGCCAAATACCTTTTTGTGAAATCAAAGGA cATTCGACTTGTGCAGGAAGCCTTTATTCAGATCCCTTATAGAGCAAAAAAGTGTAGGCTGTATGGCGTGAAGCCTATGACATTGTGTATCAGCTTTTATGAAGATACTGCAAAAATGAG ACCAGCCAACAGATGGGATAGTGCTGCTATTGAATGTTTTCAAAGCCTTCTCAAAG CAGCCACTGAAGTGAAAGTCCAGTTATGTGCTGTAGAAGATAGCACATACCATGTTTTTCTTTATGTGACCATAAAAGATGAAAAG GTGTGCATTAATGATCATCTTGTCATAAATAACTTTGCTGCGTTTAAGGAAGCTATGGAGGAGAATACAAGGAGTTCTGCAGATCATCAGGAGAACCAAACATCATTAAATGCTGACTGTATTCCAGTGAAAATTGTTCATCCTGCGCTTGCTTTCAGGCCAGCGGTGTTACAGGAGAAGTTACCAACAAATCCTGACATAG ATCTTATCTTTCTCGCAGAGACACGCCAAAGGTTAAGCACAGATCTAAATGGAAATACTGCATTT ACTGTCGAAGCAATTCCCGGGTTGCCTCTCAAGGAGGATCCAGCGGTTCACGCAGATGG GCTTCATCAGCTCCTGAATTCCGATCCTCTGAAGACACACAGAACTGAAAATTGCAAACAG AATTTTCAAAAGCTCAGTGAAGAAAGGGACTTTGTATTTCTAAGCAACAAAATTGAGCCAGTGTCAGGTCTGGAAACAGCACCGCTTTTCGATGGCCTGAGAAAG GAACTTACTCGGAAAAAATTTGTAGGCCCTAACTTTACAGAATCTTActgctggccaccagcagcccgAGGAtgtgatgtagttgccatctcCTGGCAGGGAAATGACCCTTTGATCTATATTCCACCCCTCCTTACGTGTTTGCAGTCGGAGAGTTGCTACAAAGCCTTGCCGAAGAGGGATGCT CCACTAGCACTCATCTTATGTCCTGGCTGGAAGAAGGCACAGCTTGTTTTTGAGCTGCTGAAAACATACGGGACGTGCTCCAGACAGCTTCATCCAATGTTGGTAATACTTGGGCAGAACAAGGAAGCTGGAAGTGTGAAAATCCAAGGAT GTGAAGTCATCGTGACCACACCATACAGCCTCCTGAGACTGTTTGAACATCAGGGGTTGTTATTTTGTCAACTTTGCCATCTAGTTCTTGACGAGATTGAGGTGCTGTTCTCTGATGCTGCTGAGCAG GTTTTTGCCATATTAGATTGTTACAAGAAAGCCTTTGGTGCTGAGAAGCAGGAGTGCTCCCCACGGCAGATCATTGCTGTTGGAACTCGCTGGCATAAACACATCGCACCATTAGCAGAGGAGTTCATGGACGACCCTTACATTGTGATAACAACAGTGGAAGAAGCTTCCATCTATGGAAATGTGCAACAG GTCGTGCAACCCTGCATGAACAGTGAGAGAACTTCTGTGTTACTCAGAATACTGGGGTGTACCCCCAGTGATCTTCAGAAGGTACTGGTGTTCACGGATTCTGTGAACGAAGCAGAAATGGTTCATGAG GCACTGAAGAGCAGCTCAGTAACTTCCTTGAAAATACATAAGGAGAGCAAATTTCATTTCAAGTATATATTAGAGCAATGGACAAAGAAGTATAGCTCTGGCACTTGTACTGTGTTGG TTTTAACAGATGATTGCATGCAGTCGTTGGGAATTACAGATGCAACTTGTGTGATACATTTCAGTTTGCCTTCCCCAAGAATCCTTGGTCAGCGTCTACACAGCATGTCTGACAACTTCTGTCCTGTGACAAAG GCTTGTGTAGCTCAGGAACATACAGAGGCAAGGTCAGTAATGCTACTGACGGAGAACAGTGGATGTCACGCACTGGAGATCCTGCAGTATTTGCAGCGTGCAGGAGCTGAAATGCCACCAGAACTGCACGGTTTTACTGCCAAGATGCTagaagctgaagaagaaaagaaactctCAAGGCCACTGTGTGCCTATCTTAAAACATTTGGGATTTGCAA GAATAGAACAACGTGTCCAGAGCGTCATCAGATCAATTTGCAGATAGATGTTGTCCAGAATGTCTTGGATGATAAGATCACCCAGCTGCCTGGATATGTGACA ATCCTGCCTCTCAATGTTGTCAATGCAACAAACTACTTTGGCCGAATAGTAGACAAGGAAAAGGACCAATATACAATTCTTGCTGAAGAAATGAAGGAGTATTTTGAGAAACCCAGTAATAAAATTCCTGCTACCACTGTGCAGAAGCTAGGGTTTTATGGGTTGTGCGAGGAAGCATTTTTCCACAG GGTTCAGGTAGTAGAGATTCCcccaaaagaggaggaaaacttGTTCTTCAGTGTCAAAATTAAATATATAGATGAAGGCAGAACAAATCAAGTTCAGAACTATCATCTGCTTCACTTACCGGAAAAGTTTCAGCATCTGCCGCCTCAGGCTGTGGAATTTGTGCTTTGTAGAGTGAAACCCATTGATAATGAGCTTGAGTGGAACCCAAAG GTAACTCGTTATATTAAGcagaaaattaaaggaaaacttCATGAAGCAAAAGTAGTACACACCTTGGGAAATACAGCCTGGGTTGACCCAATG GTCCGAGTCACCAGGATTCCTGCTTTGAAGGTAGCAATCAATGAATACAATGTTCGAGCTGAGATCTTGTCTACGGGTCTGGGAGCTGACAATCCAGAACATGTAACACAGCTTCGGAAGTTGTGTGGCCGTGTGAAAGTATTGGATCATGCGGAAGACTTGGAGCTGCT AGGCATACAGGAAGGTACAAGTGGTCCAGGAAGTGCATCCAGTCCACAGGATGTATCAATAGAAGAAAAATCCACTGAAAACTGTAATCCTTCTGAAATTACTGTTGGGAGTAATCACTGTG GTGGTGTAGCTCAAACTAAGGAAGCAGAAGAGACAACTCTGCACCAGCATAAATG tttgtaTCCAGAAATGAAGTGGTTTCAGAATGAAGAGACTGTTACAGTGAGGGTAAAAATAGCAAGGGCAGCTGACTGTAAATGTGAGTTCTCTAAAGAGAAGGTGGTTTTCAG TGCTCGCTCAGGAGACAAACTTTATTTGGCTGACATGGAGCTGCAGCAATATATACTTGCAGAAAGGTCTGCCAGTGTGATTAAGGATGAAGAGGTGGTTATTGTTCtcacaaaagagaagaaaggagcgTGGTACAGATTACTGAAGAACAAG AATCATCATGTGTCCTTTGATTTTGAACACTGGGAGGAATTTGAAGATGAAAGCCCTTTTCCAGTTG GTAAGACAGAACTGTACTGCTCTGCTACAGTACCTGAGGAGCTGACTGACTACTCGGAGGACAGTGGAACAGACGATGATGAGTAA